One Punica granatum isolate Tunisia-2019 chromosome 3, ASM765513v2, whole genome shotgun sequence genomic window carries:
- the LOC116198504 gene encoding uncharacterized protein LOC116198504 isoform X3 — MKVFRRFSASPETLTLILVNLAGIMERADESLLPGVYKEVGAALHADPTRLGSLTLFRSIVQCSCYPLAAYLAVHHNRAHIIALGAFLWAGATFLVACSSTFLQVAISRGLNGIGLAIVTPAIQSLIADSTDESNRGMAFGWLQLTGNIGSILGNLFSVLIASTSFMGIPGWRVSFHLVGLISIVVGVLVRLFARDPHFLGDGIGSPKDQSSDKSFSSDLKELFKEVKSVIRIPTFQIFVAQGVWGSFAGSALSFATMWLELIGFSHKKTAFLMTLFIIASSLGGLFGGRMGDVLAKRFPNSGRIVLSQISSGSAIPLAAILLQALPDDPSTAFSHGLVLFIMGFCISWNAPATNKCQHGSWWRCKEKELMSEDSFSKI, encoded by the exons ATGAAAGTCTTCCGCCGCTTCTCCGCAAGTCCAGAGACGCTGACCTTGATCCTGGTCAACCTCGCTGGCATCATGGAGAGGGCCGACGAGTCCCTGCTCCCGGGAGTCTACAAGGAGGTGGGCGCCGCCCTGCACGCCGACCCGACCCGGCTGGGGTCACTGACTTTGTTCCGCTCCATCGTCCAGTGCTCGTGCTACCCACTTGCGGCTTACCTGGCAGTGCACCACAACCGGGCTCACATCATCGCGCTCGGTGCCTTCCTCTGGGCCGGCGCTACCTTCCTTGTCGCCTGCTCCTCCACCTTCCTTCAG GTGGCAATTTCGAGAGGTTTGAACGGGATCGGGCTCGCCATAGTGACCCCAGCTATTCAATCCCTCATTGCAGACTCAACTGATGAGAGCAACCGGGGGATGGCATTCGGGTGGCTTCAACTGACTGGGAACATCGGCTCCATCTTGGGCAACCTCTTCTCTGTCTTGATAGCCTCCACAAGCTTCATGGGCATTCCCGGGTGGAGAGTCTCCTTCCACTTGGTTGGACTGATAAGCATTGTGGTCGGTGTATTGGTTCGGCTCTTTGCAAGGGATCCTCACTTTCTTGGTGATGGCATCGGTTCTCCTAAAGACCAGAGCTCAGATAAGTCTTTCTCGTCTGATTTAAAAGAACTGTTTAAGGAAGTGAAATCTGTCATCAGAATCCCGACTTTTCAGATATTCGTGGCTCAGGGCGTGTGGGGCTCATTCGCTGGATCAGCTCTATCCTTTGCTACTATGTGGTTAGAACTCATAGGCTTCTcccacaagaagacagccttcTTGATGACCCTCTTCATTATTGCCTCTTCACTCGGGGGCTTGTTTGGCGGAAGAATGGGGGATGTACTAGCTAAACGGTTTCCAAACTCAGGGAGGATAGTTCTGTCACAGATAAGCTCGGGTTCAGCTATTCCTTTAGCTGCAATTTTGCTGCAGGCCTTGCCCGATGATCCCTCCACGGCATTCTCACATGGTCTTGTATTATTCATCATGGGTTTTTGCATTTCCTGGAATGCTCCTGCCACGAACAA GTGCCAGCATGGATCATGGTGGCGGTGCAAAGAGAAGGAGCTCATGTCAGAGGATTCCTTCTCAAAGATTTGA
- the LOC116198504 gene encoding uncharacterized protein LOC116198504 isoform X2, whose protein sequence is MKVFRRFSASPETLTLILVNLAGIMERADESLLPGVYKEVGAALHADPTRLGSLTLFRSIVQCSCYPLAAYLAVHHNRAHIIALGAFLWAGATFLVACSSTFLQVAISRGLNGIGLAIVTPAIQSLIADSTDESNRGMAFGWLQLTGNIGSILGNLFSVLIASTSFMGIPGWRVSFHLVGLISIVVGVLVRLFARDPHFLGDGIGSPKDQSSDKSFSSDLKELFKEVKSVIRIPTFQIFVAQGVWGSFAGSALSFATMWLELIGFSHKKTAFLMTLFIIASSLGGLFGGRMGDVLAKRFPNSGRIVLSQISSGSAIPLAAILLQALPDDPSTAFSHGLVLFIMGFCISWNAPATNKSRCQHGSWWRCKEKELMSEDSFSKI, encoded by the exons ATGAAAGTCTTCCGCCGCTTCTCCGCAAGTCCAGAGACGCTGACCTTGATCCTGGTCAACCTCGCTGGCATCATGGAGAGGGCCGACGAGTCCCTGCTCCCGGGAGTCTACAAGGAGGTGGGCGCCGCCCTGCACGCCGACCCGACCCGGCTGGGGTCACTGACTTTGTTCCGCTCCATCGTCCAGTGCTCGTGCTACCCACTTGCGGCTTACCTGGCAGTGCACCACAACCGGGCTCACATCATCGCGCTCGGTGCCTTCCTCTGGGCCGGCGCTACCTTCCTTGTCGCCTGCTCCTCCACCTTCCTTCAG GTGGCAATTTCGAGAGGTTTGAACGGGATCGGGCTCGCCATAGTGACCCCAGCTATTCAATCCCTCATTGCAGACTCAACTGATGAGAGCAACCGGGGGATGGCATTCGGGTGGCTTCAACTGACTGGGAACATCGGCTCCATCTTGGGCAACCTCTTCTCTGTCTTGATAGCCTCCACAAGCTTCATGGGCATTCCCGGGTGGAGAGTCTCCTTCCACTTGGTTGGACTGATAAGCATTGTGGTCGGTGTATTGGTTCGGCTCTTTGCAAGGGATCCTCACTTTCTTGGTGATGGCATCGGTTCTCCTAAAGACCAGAGCTCAGATAAGTCTTTCTCGTCTGATTTAAAAGAACTGTTTAAGGAAGTGAAATCTGTCATCAGAATCCCGACTTTTCAGATATTCGTGGCTCAGGGCGTGTGGGGCTCATTCGCTGGATCAGCTCTATCCTTTGCTACTATGTGGTTAGAACTCATAGGCTTCTcccacaagaagacagccttcTTGATGACCCTCTTCATTATTGCCTCTTCACTCGGGGGCTTGTTTGGCGGAAGAATGGGGGATGTACTAGCTAAACGGTTTCCAAACTCAGGGAGGATAGTTCTGTCACAGATAAGCTCGGGTTCAGCTATTCCTTTAGCTGCAATTTTGCTGCAGGCCTTGCCCGATGATCCCTCCACGGCATTCTCACATGGTCTTGTATTATTCATCATGGGTTTTTGCATTTCCTGGAATGCTCCTGCCACGAACAA GAGCAGGTGCCAGCATGGATCATGGTGGCGGTGCAAAGAGAAGGAGCTCATGTCAGAGGATTCCTTCTCAAAGATTTGA
- the LOC116198504 gene encoding uncharacterized protein LOC116198504 isoform X1, producing the protein MKVFRRFSASPETLTLILVNLAGIMERADESLLPGVYKEVGAALHADPTRLGSLTLFRSIVQCSCYPLAAYLAVHHNRAHIIALGAFLWAGATFLVACSSTFLQVAISRGLNGIGLAIVTPAIQSLIADSTDESNRGMAFGWLQLTGNIGSILGNLFSVLIASTSFMGIPGWRVSFHLVGLISIVVGVLVRLFARDPHFLGDGIGSPKDQSSDKSFSSDLKELFKEVKSVIRIPTFQIFVAQGVWGSFAGSALSFATMWLELIGFSHKKTAFLMTLFIIASSLGGLFGGRMGDVLAKRFPNSGRIVLSQISSGSAIPLAAILLQALPDDPSTAFSHGLVLFIMGFCISWNAPATNNPIFAEIVPEKSRTSIYALDNSFETILASFAPSVVGMLAQHVYGYKPVPTRSSGTVEIETDRENAASLAKALYTAMGIPFTICCIIYSFLYCTYPRDRDRARMEALRELELGQTGSNAPCFGDGYYDLKIVESGGLNGEERSMVDYGEEESLEFDHENDEKALLAHRQLTFTNMGE; encoded by the exons ATGAAAGTCTTCCGCCGCTTCTCCGCAAGTCCAGAGACGCTGACCTTGATCCTGGTCAACCTCGCTGGCATCATGGAGAGGGCCGACGAGTCCCTGCTCCCGGGAGTCTACAAGGAGGTGGGCGCCGCCCTGCACGCCGACCCGACCCGGCTGGGGTCACTGACTTTGTTCCGCTCCATCGTCCAGTGCTCGTGCTACCCACTTGCGGCTTACCTGGCAGTGCACCACAACCGGGCTCACATCATCGCGCTCGGTGCCTTCCTCTGGGCCGGCGCTACCTTCCTTGTCGCCTGCTCCTCCACCTTCCTTCAG GTGGCAATTTCGAGAGGTTTGAACGGGATCGGGCTCGCCATAGTGACCCCAGCTATTCAATCCCTCATTGCAGACTCAACTGATGAGAGCAACCGGGGGATGGCATTCGGGTGGCTTCAACTGACTGGGAACATCGGCTCCATCTTGGGCAACCTCTTCTCTGTCTTGATAGCCTCCACAAGCTTCATGGGCATTCCCGGGTGGAGAGTCTCCTTCCACTTGGTTGGACTGATAAGCATTGTGGTCGGTGTATTGGTTCGGCTCTTTGCAAGGGATCCTCACTTTCTTGGTGATGGCATCGGTTCTCCTAAAGACCAGAGCTCAGATAAGTCTTTCTCGTCTGATTTAAAAGAACTGTTTAAGGAAGTGAAATCTGTCATCAGAATCCCGACTTTTCAGATATTCGTGGCTCAGGGCGTGTGGGGCTCATTCGCTGGATCAGCTCTATCCTTTGCTACTATGTGGTTAGAACTCATAGGCTTCTcccacaagaagacagccttcTTGATGACCCTCTTCATTATTGCCTCTTCACTCGGGGGCTTGTTTGGCGGAAGAATGGGGGATGTACTAGCTAAACGGTTTCCAAACTCAGGGAGGATAGTTCTGTCACAGATAAGCTCGGGTTCAGCTATTCCTTTAGCTGCAATTTTGCTGCAGGCCTTGCCCGATGATCCCTCCACGGCATTCTCACATGGTCTTGTATTATTCATCATGGGTTTTTGCATTTCCTGGAATGCTCCTGCCACGAACAA TCCAATATTTGCAGAAATAGTCCCGGAGAAATCTAGGACAAGCATTTATGCCCTTGACAATTCTTTCGAGACCATACTCGCATCGTTTGCTCCCTCAGTGGTTGGGATGCTAGCTCAGCATGTGTACGGCTACAAACCCGTGCCCACAAGATCATCAGGCACTGTAGAGATCGAAACAGACCGTGAGAATGCTGCATCGCTTGCTAAGGCACTTTACACTGCAATGGGGATTCCGTTCACAATATGCTGCATTATCTACTCGTTTCTCTACTGCACATACCCGAGAGACAGGGACAGGGCGAGAATGGAAGCATTGAGAGAGTTGGAGTTGGGACAGACTGGTAGTAATGCCCCGTGCTTTGGAGATGGGTACTATGACCTCAAGATTGTGGAATCCGGTGGGCTCAACGGGGAAGAGAGGAGCATGGTAGATTATGGAGAGGAGGAAAGCCTCGAATTTGACCATGAGAACGACGAGAAAGCCCTTCTCGCCCATCGTCAGCTGACTTTCACAAACATGGGAGAGTAA
- the LOC116198504 gene encoding uncharacterized protein LOC116198504 isoform X4, with protein sequence MKVFRRFSASPETLTLILVNLAGIMERADESLLPGVYKEVGAALHADPTRLGSLTLFRSIVQCSCYPLAAYLAVHHNRAHIIALGAFLWAGATFLVACSSTFLQVAISRGLNGIGLAIVTPAIQSLIADSTDESNRGMAFGWLQLTGNIGSILGNLFSVLIASTSFMGIPGWRVSFHLVGLISIVVGVLVRLFARDPHFLGDGIGSPKDQSSDKSFSSDLKELFKEVKSVIRIPTFQIFVAQGVWGSFAGSALSFATMWLELIGFSHKKTAFLMTLFIIASSLGGLFGGRMGDVLAKRFPNSGRIVLSQISSGSAIPLAAILLQALPDDPSTAFSHGLVLFIMGFCISWNAPATNKNSPGEI encoded by the exons ATGAAAGTCTTCCGCCGCTTCTCCGCAAGTCCAGAGACGCTGACCTTGATCCTGGTCAACCTCGCTGGCATCATGGAGAGGGCCGACGAGTCCCTGCTCCCGGGAGTCTACAAGGAGGTGGGCGCCGCCCTGCACGCCGACCCGACCCGGCTGGGGTCACTGACTTTGTTCCGCTCCATCGTCCAGTGCTCGTGCTACCCACTTGCGGCTTACCTGGCAGTGCACCACAACCGGGCTCACATCATCGCGCTCGGTGCCTTCCTCTGGGCCGGCGCTACCTTCCTTGTCGCCTGCTCCTCCACCTTCCTTCAG GTGGCAATTTCGAGAGGTTTGAACGGGATCGGGCTCGCCATAGTGACCCCAGCTATTCAATCCCTCATTGCAGACTCAACTGATGAGAGCAACCGGGGGATGGCATTCGGGTGGCTTCAACTGACTGGGAACATCGGCTCCATCTTGGGCAACCTCTTCTCTGTCTTGATAGCCTCCACAAGCTTCATGGGCATTCCCGGGTGGAGAGTCTCCTTCCACTTGGTTGGACTGATAAGCATTGTGGTCGGTGTATTGGTTCGGCTCTTTGCAAGGGATCCTCACTTTCTTGGTGATGGCATCGGTTCTCCTAAAGACCAGAGCTCAGATAAGTCTTTCTCGTCTGATTTAAAAGAACTGTTTAAGGAAGTGAAATCTGTCATCAGAATCCCGACTTTTCAGATATTCGTGGCTCAGGGCGTGTGGGGCTCATTCGCTGGATCAGCTCTATCCTTTGCTACTATGTGGTTAGAACTCATAGGCTTCTcccacaagaagacagccttcTTGATGACCCTCTTCATTATTGCCTCTTCACTCGGGGGCTTGTTTGGCGGAAGAATGGGGGATGTACTAGCTAAACGGTTTCCAAACTCAGGGAGGATAGTTCTGTCACAGATAAGCTCGGGTTCAGCTATTCCTTTAGCTGCAATTTTGCTGCAGGCCTTGCCCGATGATCCCTCCACGGCATTCTCACATGGTCTTGTATTATTCATCATGGGTTTTTGCATTTCCTGGAATGCTCCTGCCACGAACAA AAATAGTCCCGGAGAAATCTAG
- the LOC116198810 gene encoding uncharacterized protein LOC116198810 isoform X1 — protein sequence MKVFRRFSVSPETLTLILVNLAGIMERADESLLPGVYREVGAALHADPTRLGSLTLFRSIVQCSCYPLAAYLAVRHNRAHIIALGAFLWAGATFLVAFSSTFLQVAISRGLNGIGLAIVTPAIQSLIADSTDESNRGMAFGWLQMTGNIGSILGNLFSVLIASTTFMGIPGWRVSFHLVGLISVVVGVLVRLFARDPHFPGDGIASSKDQSSDKSFSSDIKDLIKEAKSVIRIPTFQIFVAQGVSGTFPWSALSFATMWLELIGFSHKKTAFLMTLFIVAGSLGGLFGGRMGDVLAKRFPNSGRIVLSQISSGSAIPLAAILLLALPDDPSTAFSHGLVLFIMGFCMSWNGPATNNPIFAEIVPEKSRTSIYALDRSFETILASFAPPVVGMLAQHVYGYKPMPTRSSGTVEIETDRENAASLAKALYTAIGIPFTICCIIYSFLYCTYPRDRDRARMEALTDSELGQIGSNTPCTGDGYYDLNIVESGGLNGKEGSVIEVDYGEEESLEFDHENDEKALLARQLTSGNMGD from the exons ATGAAAGTCTTCCGCCGCTTCTCCGTGAGTCCGGAGACGCTGACCTTGATCTTGGTCAACCTCGCCGGCATCATGGAGAGGGCCGACGAGTCCCTGCTCCCGGGAGTCTACAGGGAGGTGGGCGCCGCCCTGCACGCCGACCCGACCCGGCTGGGCTCGCTGACTCTGTTCCGCTCCATCGTCCAGTGCTCGTGCTACCCACTCGCGGCTTACCTGGCGGTGCGCCACAACCGGGCTCACATCATCGCTCTCGGTGCCTTCCTCTGGGCCGGCGCTACCTTCCTCGTCGCCTTCTCCTCCACCTTCCTTCAG GTGGCGATTTCGAGAGGTTTGAATGGGATTGGGCTCGCCATAGTGACCCCAGCTATTCAGTCCCTCATTGCAGACTCAACTGATGAGAGCAACCGGGGGATGGCATTTGGATGGCTTCAAATGACTGGGAACATCGGCTCCATCTTGGGCAACCTCTTCTCTGTCTTGATAGCCTCCACAACCTTCATGGGCATTCCCGGGTGGAGAGTCTCCTTCCACTTGGTGGGACTGATAAGCGTTGTGGTCGGTGTATTGGTTCGGCTCTTTGCAAGGGATCCTCACTTTCCTGGTGATGGCATTGCTTCTTCGAAAGACCAGAGCTCAGATAAGTCTTTCTCGTCTGACATAAAGGACCTGATTAAGGAGGCCAAATCTGTCATCAGAATCCCGACTTTCCAGATATTCGTGGCACAGGGCGTCTCGGGAACATTCCCTTGGTCAGCACTATCCTTTGCTACCATGTGGTTAGAACTCATCGGCTTCTCCCACAAGAAGACTGCCTTCTTGATGACCCTCTTTATCGTAGCAGGTTCACTCGGGGGCTTGTTTGGCGGAAGAATGGGAGATGTACTAGCTAAACGGTTTCCAAACTCAGGGAGGATAGTTCTGTCACAGATAAGCTCGGGTTCAGCCATTCCTTtagctgcgattttgctgctGGCTTTGCCTGACGATCCCTCCACGGCATTCTCACATGGTCTCGTGTTATTCATCATGGGATTTTGCATGTCTTGGAACGGTCCTGCCACGAACAA TCCAATATTTGCAGAAATAGTCCCGGAGAAGTCTAGGACGAGCATTTATGCCCTTGACCGATCTTTCGAGACCATACTCGCATCGTTTGCTCCCCCAGTGGTCGGGATGCTAGCTCAGCATGTGTACGGCTACAAACCCATGCCCACAAGATCATCGGGCACGGTAGAGATCGAAACAGACCGAGAGAATGCTGCTTCGCTTGCTAAGGCACTTTACACAGCAATCGGTATTCCGTTCACTATATGCTGCATCATCTACTCATTTCTTTATTGCACGTACCCAAGAGACAGGGACCGGGCGAGAATGGAAGCATTGACGGACTCAGAATTGGGACAAATTGGTAGCAACACCCCGTGCACAGGAGATGGGTACTATGATCTCAATATTGTGGAATCTGGTGGGCTCAACGGGAAGGAGGGAAGCGTGATAGAGGTAGACTATGGAGAGGAGGAAAGCCTTGAATTTGATCATGAGAACGACGAGAAAGCCCTGCTTGCCCGTCAACTGACTTCCGGAAACATGGGAGACTAA
- the LOC116198810 gene encoding uncharacterized protein LOC116198810 isoform X2 encodes MKVFRRFSVSPETLTLILVNLAGIMERADESLLPGVYREVGAALHADPTRLGSLTLFRSIVQCSCYPLAAYLAVRHNRAHIIALGAFLWAGATFLVAFSSTFLQVAISRGLNGIGLAIVTPAIQSLIADSTDESNRGMAFGWLQMTGNIGSILGNLFSVLIASTTFMGIPGWRVSFHLVGLISVVVGVLVRLFARDPHFPGDGIASSKDQSSDKSFSSDIKDLIKEAKSVIRIPTFQIFVAQGVSGTFPWSALSFATMWLELIGFSHKKTAFLMTLFIVAGSLGGLFGGRMGDVLAKRFPNSGRIVLSQISSGSAIPLAAILLLALPDDPSTAFSHGLVLFIMGFCMSWNGPATNKNSPGEV; translated from the exons ATGAAAGTCTTCCGCCGCTTCTCCGTGAGTCCGGAGACGCTGACCTTGATCTTGGTCAACCTCGCCGGCATCATGGAGAGGGCCGACGAGTCCCTGCTCCCGGGAGTCTACAGGGAGGTGGGCGCCGCCCTGCACGCCGACCCGACCCGGCTGGGCTCGCTGACTCTGTTCCGCTCCATCGTCCAGTGCTCGTGCTACCCACTCGCGGCTTACCTGGCGGTGCGCCACAACCGGGCTCACATCATCGCTCTCGGTGCCTTCCTCTGGGCCGGCGCTACCTTCCTCGTCGCCTTCTCCTCCACCTTCCTTCAG GTGGCGATTTCGAGAGGTTTGAATGGGATTGGGCTCGCCATAGTGACCCCAGCTATTCAGTCCCTCATTGCAGACTCAACTGATGAGAGCAACCGGGGGATGGCATTTGGATGGCTTCAAATGACTGGGAACATCGGCTCCATCTTGGGCAACCTCTTCTCTGTCTTGATAGCCTCCACAACCTTCATGGGCATTCCCGGGTGGAGAGTCTCCTTCCACTTGGTGGGACTGATAAGCGTTGTGGTCGGTGTATTGGTTCGGCTCTTTGCAAGGGATCCTCACTTTCCTGGTGATGGCATTGCTTCTTCGAAAGACCAGAGCTCAGATAAGTCTTTCTCGTCTGACATAAAGGACCTGATTAAGGAGGCCAAATCTGTCATCAGAATCCCGACTTTCCAGATATTCGTGGCACAGGGCGTCTCGGGAACATTCCCTTGGTCAGCACTATCCTTTGCTACCATGTGGTTAGAACTCATCGGCTTCTCCCACAAGAAGACTGCCTTCTTGATGACCCTCTTTATCGTAGCAGGTTCACTCGGGGGCTTGTTTGGCGGAAGAATGGGAGATGTACTAGCTAAACGGTTTCCAAACTCAGGGAGGATAGTTCTGTCACAGATAAGCTCGGGTTCAGCCATTCCTTtagctgcgattttgctgctGGCTTTGCCTGACGATCCCTCCACGGCATTCTCACATGGTCTCGTGTTATTCATCATGGGATTTTGCATGTCTTGGAACGGTCCTGCCACGAACAA AAATAGTCCCGGAGAAGTCTAG